Proteins encoded together in one Sulfitobacter pontiacus window:
- the yidC gene encoding membrane protein insertase YidC, with product MDDQNKNLIFATVLSFIVILGWFVLFPPPETETITDPAATQQVTDATSTEAVVPSSAGAADNVTDASDDATAALEEAPRIPVETARISGSISLLGGRVDDLHLKDYNTTIEEDAPIVSLLSPAGTPDAYYALYGWAPGAGIAPEQVPGPNTLWTLSQGETLSVETPVTLTWDNNAGQLFSRTISIDENYMFKIEQKVENTSENSVSLAPYGLIARHGIPSDAQNFFILHEGLVAMNNGELLETAWDDIPELDAVNGVPSKRIDGVTNGWIGFTGHYFMTNLIPDPAQPTRLSVKYLPRTEIFQTESVMPTQTVASGQTATVTTQLFAGAKEWEILRDYEAQGVYKFIDSIDWGWFFFLTKPIFWVLHHLNLLIGNMGVAIIGLTLLIKALLFPLAYKSYVSMAKMKELQPQMEKLKKDAGDDRQKLQQGMMELYKREKVNPAAGCLPILMQIPIFFSLYKVIFVTLELRHAPFFGPFQDLSAPDPTSIFNFYGLLPWAAPEAGTVLALVFIGILPLLLGISMFLQQKLNPAPTDPTQQMIFAWMPWVFMFMLGGFASGLVVYWIANNTITFTQQYLIMRSQGYKPDILGNIKGSMKFGRKGDPK from the coding sequence ATGGACGATCAAAACAAGAATCTCATTTTCGCGACGGTTCTAAGTTTCATAGTCATCCTAGGATGGTTCGTGTTGTTCCCGCCTCCGGAAACCGAAACCATCACTGACCCGGCTGCCACACAGCAAGTGACGGACGCAACCTCGACAGAGGCTGTTGTCCCTTCAAGTGCAGGCGCGGCGGACAATGTGACCGACGCGTCGGACGACGCAACGGCAGCTCTCGAAGAAGCACCGCGTATTCCCGTTGAAACGGCTCGCATTTCCGGCTCAATCTCACTGCTAGGGGGGCGGGTCGATGACCTTCATTTGAAGGATTACAACACAACTATCGAAGAAGATGCTCCTATCGTAAGCTTGCTATCACCTGCAGGCACACCCGACGCCTACTATGCGCTTTACGGCTGGGCTCCAGGCGCGGGGATTGCCCCTGAACAGGTTCCAGGACCAAACACCCTTTGGACACTTAGCCAAGGTGAAACGCTGTCAGTCGAAACCCCGGTCACGCTCACTTGGGACAACAACGCCGGTCAGCTTTTCTCACGCACCATCTCAATCGACGAAAACTATATGTTCAAGATCGAACAGAAGGTTGAGAACACTTCCGAAAACTCAGTTTCGCTTGCACCTTACGGCCTAATTGCACGCCACGGTATTCCAAGCGACGCGCAGAATTTTTTCATTCTGCACGAGGGCCTTGTCGCCATGAACAATGGTGAACTGCTTGAGACCGCTTGGGATGACATTCCCGAGTTGGACGCCGTGAACGGCGTGCCATCCAAACGTATTGACGGTGTAACCAACGGCTGGATCGGCTTCACCGGGCACTATTTCATGACCAACCTTATCCCGGATCCGGCACAGCCAACGCGCTTGTCAGTCAAGTACCTGCCACGCACTGAGATTTTTCAAACCGAATCCGTGATGCCGACGCAAACTGTCGCAAGCGGGCAGACAGCAACGGTCACCACACAGTTGTTCGCCGGTGCCAAAGAGTGGGAAATTCTGCGCGACTATGAGGCGCAAGGCGTGTATAAGTTTATCGACTCCATCGATTGGGGCTGGTTCTTTTTCCTGACCAAACCGATCTTTTGGGTACTTCACCATCTAAACCTGCTGATCGGCAACATGGGTGTCGCGATCATCGGCCTGACGTTACTGATCAAAGCTCTGCTCTTCCCACTTGCGTATAAATCCTACGTTTCGATGGCGAAGATGAAAGAGCTTCAGCCACAGATGGAGAAGCTGAAAAAGGATGCAGGCGACGACCGTCAAAAGCTTCAACAGGGCATGATGGAGCTATATAAACGCGAGAAAGTGAACCCAGCCGCCGGCTGTCTGCCGATTTTGATGCAGATCCCGATTTTCTTTTCCCTCTACAAAGTGATCTTCGTCACGTTGGAACTGCGCCACGCGCCCTTCTTCGGCCCGTTTCAGGATTTGAGCGCCCCAGACCCGACATCCATCTTCAACTTCTATGGTCTGCTGCCATGGGCTGCGCCCGAAGCAGGGACCGTTCTGGCCCTGGTCTTTATCGGGATCCTACCGCTGCTGCTGGGTATTTCGATGTTCCTGCAGCAAAAACTGAACCCGGCCCCTACGGATCCCACGCAGCAGATGATCTTTGCATGGATGCCATGGGTCTTCATGTTCATGCTTGGCGGTTTCGCATCCGGCCTCGTTGTCTACTGGATCGCAAACAACACGATTACCTTTACGCAGCAGTACCTGATCATGCGCAGCCAGGGCTATAAGCCTGATATCCTAGGAAATATTAAAGGCAGCATGAAATTCGGACGGAAGGGTGATCCGAAATAA
- the yihA gene encoding ribosome biogenesis GTP-binding protein YihA/YsxC: MQVQFSIAEEPDAYATEKGRMLFAGETLFVKGVVAMDGLPPANRMEVCFAGRSNVGKSTLINALTGTKALARASNTPGRTQEINYFTAADDHYLVDLPGYGYANAPLPVVEKWQRLLKQYLSGRQTLRRAFVLIDARHGVKKVDDEIMSLLDSSAVTFQCVLTKADKVKEVERQKVLDQVRGALAKHPAAYPEIVVTSSEKGWGIPTLRAIIATLE, translated from the coding sequence ATGCAAGTCCAATTTAGCATCGCCGAAGAGCCTGATGCCTATGCAACCGAAAAGGGCCGCATGCTATTTGCAGGCGAAACGCTGTTTGTGAAAGGCGTTGTCGCGATGGACGGCCTGCCACCCGCCAACCGGATGGAGGTGTGTTTTGCAGGGCGATCAAACGTTGGTAAATCGACTTTGATCAATGCCTTGACGGGCACAAAAGCGCTGGCAAGAGCGTCCAACACGCCGGGGCGCACTCAAGAGATCAACTATTTTACCGCGGCCGACGATCACTACCTCGTCGATTTGCCCGGGTATGGCTATGCTAACGCCCCTCTACCCGTCGTCGAAAAATGGCAACGGTTGCTGAAACAGTACCTTTCAGGCCGGCAAACGCTCCGCCGTGCGTTTGTGCTGATCGACGCGCGGCATGGTGTGAAGAAAGTCGATGACGAAATCATGTCCTTGTTGGACAGCTCAGCCGTGACTTTTCAATGTGTCCTCACGAAAGCCGACAAGGTTAAAGAAGTAGAGCGTCAGAAGGTTCTGGATCAGGTCCGCGGTGCGCTTGCCAAGCACCCAGCCGCCTACCCCGAAATCGTGGTTACGTCTTCTGAAAAGGGCTGGGGCATCCCTACGCTCCGTGCCATTATCGCGACGTTGGAGTGA
- the argB gene encoding acetylglutamate kinase: protein MRKQDMNRDWIATARTLSQALPYLQRYADATVVIKLGGHAMGSDDAMEEFARDVALMRQVGVNPVIIHGGGPMINDMLGRLNIKSEFVNGKRVTDAATMEIVEMVLSGLVNARIVQAITAQGGRCVGVSGKDSGLIICDQEDPELGLVGAPTEVNPRLLRDLADKGIIPVIAPLGMGRNGETFNINGDTAAGAIAAALKADRLLLLTDVAGVKNAEGDVLTELTASQIREMVADGTIAGGMIPKTQTALDAIDGGVRAAVILDGRAPNACLLELFTEHGAGSIIRGQ, encoded by the coding sequence ATGAGAAAACAAGACATGAATCGCGACTGGATCGCCACCGCACGCACCCTGAGCCAAGCGCTCCCCTACTTGCAGCGTTACGCTGACGCGACCGTTGTTATAAAGCTGGGCGGTCACGCCATGGGCAGCGACGATGCGATGGAAGAGTTCGCGCGCGACGTAGCACTTATGCGCCAGGTCGGCGTGAACCCCGTCATCATTCACGGCGGCGGCCCGATGATCAATGACATGCTCGGCCGGCTGAACATCAAGTCCGAATTCGTAAACGGCAAACGGGTGACCGACGCTGCCACGATGGAAATCGTTGAAATGGTTCTGTCGGGCCTTGTGAACGCCCGCATTGTGCAAGCGATCACGGCACAGGGTGGGCGTTGCGTCGGTGTGTCTGGCAAGGATAGCGGCCTTATTATCTGTGACCAAGAGGACCCAGAGCTGGGGTTGGTTGGCGCACCGACCGAAGTAAACCCCCGTTTGCTACGCGATCTAGCCGACAAAGGAATTATCCCGGTGATTGCGCCCCTTGGCATGGGCCGCAACGGCGAAACATTTAACATCAACGGGGATACTGCGGCGGGCGCGATTGCAGCTGCGCTGAAGGCAGACCGCTTGCTGCTGCTTACCGACGTTGCGGGCGTGAAGAATGCCGAAGGCGACGTGCTGACGGAGCTAACAGCGAGCCAGATACGCGAGATGGTGGCAGACGGAACGATTGCCGGTGGTATGATACCCAAAACACAAACTGCGCTTGATGCGATCGACGGTGGCGTGCGCGCAGCGGTGATTTTGGACGGGAGAGCCCCTAATGCCTGCTTGTTGGAGCTTTTCACCGAACATGGTGCAGGGAGCATCATCCGCGGCCAGTAA
- a CDS encoding histidine phosphatase family protein gives MRRLILMRHAKAGWPAGIATDFDRPLDDKGRQDAHAIGRWLDAEDYRPDLVLCSASRRTSETLELLEIPSAVKRIFTDRLYLADTERLMAAIQGAEGSTVLLLAHNPGVAEMAHLLPRVGAIAHLAAGTPPGATMVMSFEVDDWRGVHWHSGDVQAYMTPRMLAQ, from the coding sequence ATGAGACGCCTTATTCTGATGCGCCATGCAAAAGCAGGTTGGCCGGCGGGGATCGCGACGGACTTTGACCGGCCTTTGGATGACAAAGGTCGGCAAGACGCACATGCAATCGGGCGATGGCTCGACGCAGAAGACTACAGACCTGATCTTGTGCTATGCTCTGCATCTCGGCGAACGTCGGAAACGCTCGAACTTTTGGAAATTCCCTCCGCTGTTAAACGAATCTTCACAGACCGCCTTTATCTAGCAGATACAGAACGACTGATGGCGGCCATACAGGGCGCTGAAGGGTCCACAGTATTACTTCTGGCGCACAACCCCGGCGTGGCGGAGATGGCGCACCTCCTGCCCCGTGTGGGTGCCATAGCTCATCTTGCAGCCGGAACCCCACCGGGTGCGACAATGGTGATGTCATTCGAAGTGGACGACTGGAGGGGCGTGCACTGGCACAGCGGCGACGTACAGGCGTACATGACGCCACGGATGCTTGCCCAATAG